A window from Aquabacterium sp. NJ1 encodes these proteins:
- the urtA gene encoding urea ABC transporter substrate-binding protein, which produces MSISRRRAVQTLSAVALGVAGLAFSTMASAADTIKVGVLHSLSGTMAISETVLKDTVLMAIDEINSKGGLLGKKLEPVVVDPASNWPLFAEKAKQLLTQDKVAVTFGCWTSVSRKSVLPVFKENNGLLFYPVQYEGEELEKNVFYTGAAPNQQAIPAVEYLMSKDGGGAKRFVLLGTDYVYPRTTNKILRAFLKSKGVKDEDIMEEYTPFGHSDYQTIIAKIKKFASEGKKTAVVSTINGDSNVPFYKELGNQGLKAKDVPVVAFSVGEEELRGVDTKPLVGHLAAWNYFMSIKNPTNDEFIKKWSAYAKAHNIPGHKDKPLTNDPMEATYIGINMWAQAVKKAGTTDVDKVIAAMAGQTFKAPGGFMSTMDPKNHHLHKPVFIGEVKADGQFKVVWKTPGPIKAQPWSPYIEGNDKKKDEPETK; this is translated from the coding sequence ATGAGCATCTCTCGTCGCCGCGCCGTCCAAACCCTGTCCGCCGTCGCCCTGGGCGTGGCCGGTCTGGCCTTCAGCACCATGGCCTCCGCCGCCGACACCATCAAGGTGGGTGTGCTGCACTCCCTGTCGGGCACCATGGCCATCTCCGAGACCGTGCTGAAGGACACCGTCCTGATGGCCATCGACGAGATCAACTCCAAGGGTGGCTTGCTGGGCAAGAAGCTGGAGCCCGTGGTGGTCGACCCCGCCTCGAACTGGCCCCTGTTCGCCGAAAAGGCCAAGCAGTTGCTGACCCAGGACAAGGTCGCCGTGACCTTCGGTTGCTGGACCTCGGTGTCGCGCAAGTCGGTGCTGCCGGTCTTCAAGGAAAACAACGGCCTGCTGTTCTACCCCGTGCAGTACGAAGGTGAAGAGCTCGAGAAGAACGTGTTCTACACGGGTGCCGCCCCCAACCAGCAAGCTATCCCTGCTGTCGAGTACCTGATGAGCAAGGACGGTGGTGGCGCCAAGCGCTTCGTGCTGCTGGGCACCGACTATGTGTACCCCCGCACCACCAACAAGATCCTGCGCGCCTTCCTGAAGTCCAAGGGCGTGAAGGACGAGGACATCATGGAGGAGTACACCCCCTTCGGTCACTCCGACTACCAGACCATCATCGCCAAGATCAAGAAGTTCGCTTCTGAAGGCAAGAAGACGGCCGTGGTCTCCACCATCAACGGTGACTCCAACGTGCCTTTCTACAAGGAACTGGGCAACCAGGGCTTGAAGGCCAAGGACGTGCCCGTGGTCGCTTTCTCGGTGGGTGAAGAAGAGCTGCGCGGCGTGGACACCAAGCCCCTGGTCGGCCACCTGGCTGCCTGGAACTACTTCATGTCCATCAAGAACCCGACCAACGACGAGTTCATCAAGAAGTGGTCCGCCTACGCCAAGGCTCACAACATCCCTGGCCACAAGGACAAGCCGCTGACCAACGACCCGATGGAGGCCACCTACATCGGCATCAACATGTGGGCCCAGGCCGTGAAGAAGGCCGGCACCACGGATGTGGACAAGGTGATTGCTGCCATGGCCGGCCAGACCTTCAAGGCCCCGGGTGGTTTCATGTCCACCATGGACCCTAAGAACCACCACCTGCACAAGCCCGTGTTCATCGGCGAGGTGAAGGCCGATGGTCAGTTCAAGGTGGTGTGGAAGACGCCTGGCCCGATCAAGGCCCAGCCTTGGAGCCCCTACATCGAGGGCAACGACAAGAAGAAGGACGAGCCTGAAACCAAGTAA
- a CDS encoding sterol desaturase family protein, which produces MPAQRATDTVMPTADETVNHNPMRPPADSPRTAGQAFSVFLRHPSPLIILLALAVLGVLRWQAGGLGWRDVAIALGLLALFPINEWMIHVFILHYRPREIGGIKVDFYLPKTHRRHHADPWNLAWVFVPRHVHVLILGAVVLGYYLAGHWRAEWLSFCFVYLLLGLHYEWVHYLTHITWCPPLAYYERRVLEHRWHHFRNENYWWGVSMGMGDRLFRTAPNAKDTARSGTNRDLGLKR; this is translated from the coding sequence ATGCCTGCTCAACGTGCGACCGATACGGTCATGCCCACGGCCGACGAAACGGTCAACCACAACCCGATGCGCCCGCCTGCGGACTCGCCGCGTACGGCCGGGCAGGCTTTCAGTGTCTTCCTGCGGCACCCCAGCCCCTTGATCATTTTGCTGGCCCTGGCCGTGCTGGGCGTGCTGCGCTGGCAGGCGGGCGGCCTGGGTTGGCGGGACGTGGCCATTGCACTGGGCTTGCTGGCCTTGTTCCCCATCAACGAGTGGATGATCCATGTGTTCATCCTGCACTATCGCCCTCGCGAGATCGGTGGCATCAAGGTGGATTTCTACCTGCCCAAGACCCACCGCCGCCACCATGCCGATCCGTGGAACCTGGCGTGGGTGTTCGTGCCCCGGCACGTGCATGTCCTGATACTGGGGGCGGTTGTGCTGGGCTACTACCTTGCCGGCCACTGGCGGGCCGAGTGGCTGAGCTTCTGTTTCGTCTACCTGCTGCTGGGGCTGCACTACGAGTGGGTGCACTACCTCACCCACATCACCTGGTGCCCGCCACTGGCGTACTACGAGCGCCGCGTGCTGGAGCACCGCTGGCACCATTTCCGCAACGAGAACTACTGGTGGGGTGTCTCCATGGGCATGGGTGATCGCCTGTTCCGCACGGCCCCCAATGCCAAGGACACCGCCCGTTCGGGCACCAACCGGGACCTGGGCCTCAAGCGCTGA
- the urtC gene encoding urea ABC transporter permease subunit UrtC, whose protein sequence is MPKITVPRSALGTKGWTAVLAAAITVLVLAPVLNLLVPAGSALHLSDYAVALVGKIMCYAICALAMDLIWGYTGILSLGHGLFFALGGYGMGMYLMRQIGRDGSYHSDLPDFMVFLDWKTVPWHWTFSESFIAQMILVVLVPGLLAFIFGFFAFRSRIKGVYFSIITQAMTFAAMLLFFRNETGFGGNNGFTDFKRILGVPIAQPSTRMVLFVLTGLTLIGFYLMARWLVNTKFGRVLQAIRDAENRVMFCGYNPLAYKLAIWTLSAVMCAIAGALYVPQVGIINPSEMSAASGIEIAIWAAVGGRASLIGPIIGAFFVNGAKSWFTQVFPEFWLYFLGALFILVTLYLPDGIVGGVKKLLNKNTEVKA, encoded by the coding sequence ATGCCCAAGATAACCGTTCCCCGCAGCGCGCTGGGCACCAAAGGCTGGACAGCCGTGTTGGCTGCGGCGATCACCGTGCTGGTGCTGGCACCTGTGCTCAATCTGCTTGTCCCGGCGGGTTCGGCGTTGCACCTGTCCGACTACGCCGTGGCGCTGGTCGGCAAGATCATGTGCTACGCCATCTGCGCGCTGGCGATGGACCTGATCTGGGGCTATACCGGCATCCTGTCGCTGGGCCATGGCCTGTTCTTCGCCCTGGGGGGCTACGGCATGGGCATGTACCTGATGCGCCAGATCGGCCGTGATGGCAGCTACCACAGTGATTTGCCTGACTTCATGGTCTTCCTGGACTGGAAGACGGTGCCCTGGCACTGGACCTTCAGCGAGTCCTTCATCGCCCAGATGATCCTGGTGGTGCTGGTGCCCGGCTTGCTGGCCTTCATCTTCGGCTTCTTCGCCTTCCGCTCGCGCATCAAGGGCGTGTACTTCTCGATCATCACGCAGGCCATGACGTTCGCGGCCATGCTGCTGTTCTTCCGCAATGAAACCGGTTTCGGCGGCAACAACGGCTTCACGGACTTCAAGCGCATCCTGGGTGTGCCCATTGCGCAGCCGTCCACCCGCATGGTGCTGTTCGTGCTCACCGGCCTCACACTGATCGGCTTTTACCTGATGGCCCGCTGGCTGGTGAACACCAAGTTCGGCCGCGTGCTGCAGGCCATCCGTGATGCTGAGAACCGCGTCATGTTCTGCGGCTACAACCCGCTGGCCTACAAGCTGGCCATCTGGACGCTGTCGGCCGTGATGTGTGCCATCGCCGGCGCCTTGTACGTGCCGCAGGTCGGCATCATCAACCCCAGCGAGATGTCGGCGGCTTCGGGCATTGAGATCGCCATCTGGGCGGCGGTGGGTGGCCGGGCCTCGCTCATCGGCCCGATCATCGGCGCCTTCTTTGTCAACGGCGCCAAGAGCTGGTTCACGCAGGTCTTCCCCGAGTTCTGGCTGTACTTCCTGGGGGCGCTGTTCATCCTGGTGACCTTGTACTTGCCCGACGGCATCGTCGGTGGGGTGAAGAAGCTGCTCAACAAGAACACCGAGGTGAAAGCATGA
- the urtD gene encoding urea ABC transporter ATP-binding protein UrtD, whose protein sequence is MTPELMEEGTKALNKHLGLADGGAGESGGRTASYGRVVEPDQLDVTHGSILYLDDISVSFDGFKALNKLCLNIAVGEMRCIIGPNGAGKTTMMDVITGKTRPDAGTAFFGSTIDLLKKRENEIAQIGIGRKFQKPTVFEQLSVFENLELALKADRRARASVFFKLDSAQLDRIGEMLKLIHLKDQAQRTAGLLSHGQKQWLEIGMLLMQDPKLLLLDEPVAGMTDEETERTAELFLSLEGAHSLVVVEHDMKFINELTTRGANADRKKVTVLHEGSVLAEGTLAQVQANDKVVEVYLGR, encoded by the coding sequence ATGACGCCGGAGTTGATGGAAGAGGGCACCAAAGCCCTGAACAAACACCTGGGGCTGGCGGACGGTGGCGCCGGTGAATCGGGTGGCCGCACCGCCTCGTATGGCCGCGTGGTCGAACCTGATCAACTGGACGTGACGCACGGCTCCATCCTGTATCTGGACGACATCTCGGTGAGCTTCGACGGCTTCAAGGCGCTCAACAAGCTGTGTCTGAATATCGCCGTGGGCGAGATGCGCTGCATCATCGGCCCCAATGGCGCGGGCAAGACCACGATGATGGACGTCATCACCGGCAAGACGCGGCCTGATGCGGGTACCGCCTTTTTCGGTTCCACCATCGACCTGCTGAAAAAGCGCGAAAACGAGATCGCGCAGATCGGCATCGGCCGCAAGTTCCAGAAGCCCACGGTGTTCGAGCAGCTCAGCGTGTTCGAGAACCTGGAGCTGGCCTTGAAGGCGGACCGCCGTGCACGCGCCTCGGTGTTCTTCAAGCTCGACAGCGCCCAGCTCGACCGCATCGGCGAGATGCTCAAGCTCATCCACCTGAAGGATCAGGCTCAGCGCACAGCCGGGCTGTTGTCGCACGGCCAGAAGCAGTGGCTGGAGATCGGCATGCTGCTGATGCAAGACCCGAAGCTGTTGCTGCTGGACGAACCCGTGGCCGGCATGACCGATGAAGAAACCGAGCGCACCGCCGAATTGTTCTTGTCGCTGGAAGGCGCGCACTCGCTGGTGGTGGTGGAGCACGACATGAAGTTCATCAACGAACTCACTACCCGAGGCGCCAACGCCGATCGCAAGAAGGTGACGGTGCTGCACGAAGGCTCGGTGCTGGCCGAAGGCACGCTGGCGCAGGTTCAAGCCAACGACAAGGTCGTTGAAGTCTATTTGGGGCGTTGA
- a CDS encoding carboxylesterase/lipase family protein — MKHTWARRVGATISMVCLGMGVAQAQSNPVVQLAEGDLIGIVQNGVSQFRGIPYAEPPVGNLRWAAPQPARPWGGQRDATQFGAACPQAPEPFGDNLRNSEDCLFLNVYVPQGSTTGRRPVIVWIPGSGQVLGSSRQYDATRLAQATQAVVVTMNYRLGALGWLWTSGMVAEAKGHNFALQDQQEAMRWVKRHIEAFNGDADRITMAGESVGSISASLHLVSPTAAGLFHRAILASGIEPPGLLTSAKAAELGDAFAAKVGCAAGPEQLTCLRSKSPQELLKVSPTYADIGKDGLGWRNFIDGEMITTDVFAALSKGNFNKVPLMVGTTKDEGRGFIPLSFDLDGTPMTQDEYITATNKFIGSFMQPVLTGLMYPSSKLGSPAQAYSQLVTDGWFACQANEVANRASSQVPTYAYEFADRTAPEFVKDPFMESGAFHASDLLYWFQTPVGGAPLTLSPAQKRLSDQMQTYWKQFAETGNPNGAANAVSWPRFNKLNTPYLTLVPDAINVQDWGAFQRAHQCAAWSLLYSMRSLGIA, encoded by the coding sequence ATGAAACACACATGGGCAAGGCGCGTGGGCGCCACCATCTCCATGGTCTGCCTGGGGATGGGCGTGGCGCAGGCGCAAAGCAATCCGGTCGTTCAACTGGCCGAGGGGGATCTGATCGGCATCGTGCAGAACGGTGTCAGTCAGTTCCGAGGCATACCCTATGCCGAGCCGCCAGTGGGAAACTTGCGGTGGGCCGCGCCTCAGCCCGCCAGGCCCTGGGGTGGCCAGCGTGACGCCACGCAGTTCGGCGCAGCCTGCCCGCAGGCGCCCGAGCCTTTTGGTGACAACCTGCGCAACAGCGAGGACTGCCTGTTCCTCAATGTCTACGTGCCGCAAGGCAGCACAACGGGTAGACGCCCGGTGATCGTCTGGATCCCGGGCAGTGGTCAGGTGCTGGGGTCCTCGCGCCAGTACGATGCCACTCGTCTGGCCCAGGCCACGCAGGCGGTGGTGGTCACCATGAATTACCGGCTGGGTGCGCTCGGCTGGTTGTGGACCTCCGGCATGGTTGCCGAGGCCAAGGGGCACAACTTCGCCTTGCAGGATCAGCAGGAAGCCATGCGTTGGGTCAAGCGGCACATCGAGGCTTTCAACGGCGACGCCGATCGCATCACGATGGCGGGTGAGTCGGTGGGCTCGATCTCGGCTTCCCTGCACCTGGTGTCGCCCACAGCTGCGGGGCTCTTTCACCGCGCGATCCTGGCCAGTGGCATCGAACCTCCTGGTTTGTTGACCTCGGCCAAGGCCGCGGAGCTGGGTGATGCGTTTGCCGCCAAGGTGGGGTGCGCCGCAGGGCCTGAGCAATTGACGTGTCTGCGCAGCAAGTCGCCGCAGGAGCTGCTGAAGGTGTCTCCCACTTACGCGGACATTGGAAAGGACGGACTGGGTTGGCGGAATTTCATCGACGGTGAGATGATCACGACCGATGTCTTTGCCGCCTTGTCCAAGGGCAATTTCAACAAGGTGCCGTTGATGGTGGGTACGACCAAGGACGAGGGCAGGGGCTTCATCCCGCTGTCATTCGATCTGGACGGCACGCCCATGACGCAGGACGAATACATCACGGCCACCAACAAGTTCATCGGCAGCTTCATGCAGCCCGTGTTGACCGGCCTGATGTACCCCAGCAGCAAGCTGGGCAGCCCGGCTCAGGCCTATTCGCAGTTGGTGACAGACGGCTGGTTTGCCTGCCAGGCCAATGAGGTGGCCAACCGGGCGAGCAGCCAGGTGCCCACGTATGCCTACGAGTTTGCTGACCGCACGGCGCCGGAGTTTGTGAAGGACCCGTTCATGGAATCCGGGGCATTCCATGCGTCGGATCTCTTGTATTGGTTTCAGACGCCTGTTGGCGGGGCGCCTTTGACGCTGAGCCCCGCGCAAAAGCGTTTGTCAGATCAGATGCAGACGTACTGGAAGCAGTTCGCCGAGACGGGCAACCCCAATGGCGCGGCCAACGCGGTGAGCTGGCCAAGGTTCAACAAGTTGAACACACCGTATCTGACGCTGGTGCCGGATGCGATCAACGTTCAGGACTGGGGGGCCTTCCAGCGGGCGCATCAGTGTGCGGCCTGGTCGTTGCTCTACAGCATGCGCTCGCTGGGTATAGCCTGA
- a CDS encoding FadR/GntR family transcriptional regulator, whose amino-acid sequence MDKLLEPILRQPLSDALYVQLKGKIIDGELKPGERLPSERVLSEESGVNRGAVREAIKRLQQAGLVAVKQGGKHEVLDYRLQGSLELLPSLLINSKGVVDPKVVLGVMGMRSAIAPEIAADAARLGGAELADRLDQVLSVMEGGLHDLNALQVGAMHFWQSLAMACDNIAYQLAFNTMRRSYHEVWDKLTYVMAREFQDVGNLKAIAVAVRHADVEAARAAARAHVDLGRKALESVFALM is encoded by the coding sequence ATGGACAAATTGCTTGAACCCATCCTGCGCCAGCCCTTGTCGGATGCGCTGTACGTGCAGCTCAAGGGCAAGATCATCGATGGTGAGCTCAAGCCCGGTGAGCGCCTGCCTTCCGAGCGGGTGCTCAGCGAAGAGTCTGGCGTGAACCGCGGCGCGGTGCGCGAGGCCATCAAGCGCCTGCAGCAGGCGGGCCTGGTCGCCGTCAAGCAGGGTGGCAAGCACGAGGTGCTGGATTACCGCCTGCAAGGCAGCCTGGAGTTGCTGCCCAGCCTGCTGATCAACAGCAAGGGCGTGGTGGACCCCAAGGTGGTGCTGGGCGTCATGGGCATGCGTTCGGCCATTGCGCCAGAGATCGCGGCCGATGCGGCCCGATTGGGCGGCGCCGAGCTGGCCGACAGGCTCGATCAGGTACTCAGCGTGATGGAAGGCGGGCTGCACGACCTCAACGCCTTGCAGGTTGGCGCCATGCATTTCTGGCAGAGCCTGGCCATGGCCTGCGACAACATCGCCTATCAACTGGCCTTCAACACCATGCGGCGCAGCTACCACGAGGTCTGGGACAAGCTCACCTATGTGATGGCGCGCGAGTTTCAGGACGTCGGCAACCTCAAAGCCATTGCCGTTGCCGTACGGCACGCCGATGTCGAAGCAGCTCGTGCTGCGGCCAGGGCCCATGTGGACCTGGGGCGCAAGGCGCTCGAGTCCGTGTTCGCCTTGATGTGA
- a CDS encoding fused MFS/spermidine synthase — protein MTYTRWPLPTAVMTETPRLHTNSQTVSLSFESSLIQSCMRLDAPDELVLDYTRAMMGFLLFNPAPKAVLMIGLGGGSMLKYLHKHLPATDLTAVEINQGVIDMRHEFMIPPDSERLRIICADGARFVHKPPRPYDVILVDGFTGAGLPEALCTRSFYQHCRAALAPGGWLVANVQADTEQTREVMRRMGKAFSGAVISAESDEGGNDIAIAGEAAALAQGLTDFEARWAALAPVHQGILAVSSSRFQRALLKSVRLVPPPAA, from the coding sequence ATGACCTACACTCGCTGGCCATTGCCCACTGCCGTCATGACCGAAACGCCCCGCCTCCACACCAACAGCCAGACCGTATCGCTGAGCTTCGAATCCTCCCTGATCCAGAGCTGCATGCGCCTGGACGCGCCGGACGAGCTGGTGCTGGACTACACGCGCGCCATGATGGGCTTCCTGCTGTTCAACCCCGCGCCCAAGGCCGTGCTGATGATCGGCCTGGGGGGTGGCTCGATGCTCAAGTACCTGCACAAGCATCTACCGGCAACCGACCTCACCGCCGTGGAAATCAACCAGGGCGTGATCGACATGCGCCATGAATTCATGATCCCGCCCGACAGCGAGCGCCTGCGCATCATCTGCGCGGACGGCGCCCGCTTTGTGCACAAGCCGCCGCGCCCCTACGACGTGATCCTGGTGGACGGCTTCACCGGTGCAGGCTTGCCCGAAGCCCTGTGCACACGCAGCTTCTACCAGCATTGCCGCGCTGCACTGGCGCCAGGTGGCTGGCTCGTGGCCAATGTGCAGGCTGACACCGAACAGACGCGCGAGGTCATGCGCCGCATGGGCAAGGCGTTTTCTGGCGCGGTGATTTCTGCGGAGTCAGACGAAGGCGGCAATGACATCGCCATTGCAGGCGAGGCAGCGGCGCTCGCCCAGGGGCTCACCGACTTTGAAGCCAGATGGGCGGCGCTGGCGCCGGTTCACCAGGGAATCCTGGCCGTCAGCTCCAGCCGCTTTCAACGTGCCTTGCTCAAGTCGGTTAGGCTTGTGCCACCACCCGCAGCCTGA
- the urtB gene encoding urea ABC transporter permease subunit UrtB, whose translation MSVTPHHAKNPSTNASRAWRTLSAFVLTLALAFTAGLDEAHALTSEEAYALSAGDNDARIAALQALVAKGDPALPAFLEALNADTVKVAGNKAYIVNGDEVKEAATGALTKLPEGAEDVVNNNRMSSEIEAALAAGKLLSKDAATRAEAIDSLSKAADESKLPVIEKALAAETDPKLKTLLKAVRAQAMLSSPDAGTRIAATKALGEDATPEARALLMERMADAGETDSAVRGALQLALDKVNRKLAWGEYAGVLFTGVSLGSILLLAALGLAITYGLMGVINMAHGELMMIGAYATYAVQNVFRNHFPGAFDWYIVPAVPASFLAAAAVGAVLERGVFRFLYGRPLETLLASWGVSLMLMQGVRSLFGAQNVQVENPSWMSGGFDILSNLTLPYNRLVIIAFAALVLLAMTLLIGKTRIGLFVRSVTQNRPMASCMGVNTARVDTMAFSLGAGIAGLAGCALSQIGNVGPDLGQSYIVDSFMVVVLGGVGQIAGTVYAALGLGLINKFLEGWAGAVLAKIMVLVIVVIFIQKRPQGIFALKGREA comes from the coding sequence ATGTCTGTGACACCACATCACGCCAAGAACCCATCGACGAATGCGTCGCGAGCATGGCGCACCCTGTCGGCTTTCGTGCTGACGCTGGCCCTGGCCTTCACCGCAGGGCTCGACGAAGCTCACGCGCTGACCTCGGAAGAAGCCTATGCGCTGTCAGCGGGCGACAACGACGCCCGTATCGCTGCCTTGCAGGCACTGGTCGCCAAGGGCGATCCGGCTTTGCCCGCCTTCCTGGAAGCCCTCAACGCCGATACCGTGAAGGTGGCCGGCAACAAGGCCTACATCGTCAACGGGGATGAGGTCAAGGAGGCCGCAACCGGCGCGCTCACCAAGTTGCCTGAAGGCGCTGAAGACGTGGTCAACAACAACCGCATGAGCAGCGAAATCGAAGCGGCCCTGGCTGCGGGCAAGCTGCTGTCCAAGGATGCGGCCACGCGGGCAGAAGCGATCGACTCTCTGTCCAAGGCCGCAGACGAATCCAAGTTGCCGGTGATCGAGAAGGCCCTGGCCGCCGAGACCGATCCCAAGCTCAAGACGCTGCTCAAGGCGGTGCGGGCCCAGGCCATGCTGTCGTCGCCTGATGCCGGTACGCGCATCGCGGCCACCAAGGCGCTGGGAGAAGACGCCACGCCCGAAGCCCGTGCCTTGCTGATGGAACGCATGGCCGACGCGGGCGAAACGGATTCCGCCGTGAGGGGGGCCTTGCAACTGGCGCTGGACAAGGTCAACCGCAAGCTGGCCTGGGGTGAATACGCGGGCGTGCTGTTCACCGGTGTCAGCCTCGGCTCCATCCTGCTGCTGGCGGCGCTAGGCCTGGCCATCACCTACGGCCTGATGGGCGTGATCAACATGGCGCATGGCGAGCTGATGATGATCGGCGCCTACGCCACTTACGCAGTACAGAACGTGTTCCGCAACCACTTCCCGGGGGCGTTCGACTGGTACATCGTGCCGGCCGTGCCAGCCTCCTTCCTGGCCGCCGCGGCGGTGGGGGCGGTACTGGAGCGGGGCGTGTTCCGCTTCCTGTATGGCCGCCCGCTGGAGACCTTGCTCGCATCCTGGGGCGTAAGCCTGATGCTGATGCAGGGCGTGCGCAGCCTGTTTGGTGCACAGAACGTGCAGGTCGAGAATCCTTCGTGGATGTCGGGCGGCTTCGACATCCTCAGCAACCTGACCTTGCCCTACAACCGGCTTGTCATCATCGCGTTTGCGGCCCTGGTGCTGTTGGCCATGACGCTGCTGATCGGCAAGACCCGCATCGGCCTGTTCGTGCGCAGCGTGACCCAGAACCGCCCGATGGCTTCCTGCATGGGCGTGAACACGGCGCGTGTGGACACCATGGCCTTTTCACTGGGGGCGGGCATCGCCGGCCTGGCGGGCTGCGCTTTGTCGCAGATCGGCAATGTGGGCCCGGACCTCGGCCAGAGCTACATCGTGGACTCGTTCATGGTCGTGGTGCTGGGTGGCGTGGGCCAGATCGCTGGCACCGTGTATGCCGCGCTGGGCCTGGGCCTGATCAACAAGTTCCTGGAAGGCTGGGCGGGTGCCGTGCTGGCCAAGATCATGGTGCTGGTCATTGTGGTGATCTTCATCCAGAAGCGCCCGCAAGGCATCTTTGCGTTGAAAGGACGTGAGGCTTGA
- a CDS encoding sensor histidine kinase: MSHPVAPYPPNLTWRRIAPRLFVLNQVLLVVGAFSLHATEVLSPQQPQSLGLAYYFTWLQCVGMVGLLLTANAMLLVARNGWRTMPDAQARYDREGLYKGLPTRTKWELLATTLACLLAGSWLSQQIFIAIQTSTWGQAHLSQAYPPFKLTLFNATYGTLSVYVFEYFQDRAAVTEARERKAHKLTAETQLHLLRSQLDPHMLFNTLSNLYELIDDSPQQARAMLLHLIGFLRSTLNGSLVTQHALADEFKLASDYLSLMQIRMGDRLRTSLLLPDALQGVEVPAMLLQPLIENAIKHGLEPARQGGDLIVAAQDEAGQLVLRVRNSGARKHGTTSDSHEAKADQGGFGLRYVRERLENLYGEAAQLERSHHPDQDITEVTIRLPLATTPKHAA, from the coding sequence ATGTCTCACCCTGTGGCCCCTTACCCTCCCAACCTGACCTGGCGCCGCATCGCCCCCCGGCTGTTCGTCCTCAACCAGGTACTGCTGGTGGTCGGCGCCTTCTCGCTGCACGCCACGGAAGTGCTCTCCCCACAGCAGCCTCAGAGCCTGGGCCTGGCTTACTACTTCACCTGGCTGCAATGTGTTGGCATGGTCGGCCTGCTGTTGACCGCCAATGCGATGTTGCTGGTGGCCCGCAACGGCTGGCGCACCATGCCCGACGCCCAGGCCCGCTACGACCGGGAAGGGCTGTACAAGGGCCTGCCAACGCGCACCAAGTGGGAATTGCTGGCCACCACGCTCGCGTGCCTGCTGGCCGGGTCCTGGCTGTCTCAGCAGATATTCATCGCCATACAGACTTCGACCTGGGGGCAGGCGCATCTTTCGCAGGCTTATCCGCCATTCAAGCTGACCCTGTTCAATGCCACCTACGGCACCCTGTCTGTCTACGTCTTCGAATATTTCCAGGACCGCGCAGCCGTCACCGAGGCGCGCGAACGCAAGGCACACAAGCTCACCGCAGAAACCCAGCTTCATCTGCTGCGTTCCCAGCTCGACCCGCACATGCTGTTCAATACGCTGTCCAACCTCTATGAGTTGATTGACGACAGCCCGCAGCAGGCGCGGGCCATGCTGCTGCACCTGATCGGTTTCCTGCGCTCCACCCTCAACGGCAGCCTGGTCACCCAGCACGCGCTGGCTGACGAGTTCAAGCTGGCATCCGACTACCTGAGCCTCATGCAGATACGCATGGGCGACAGGCTGCGCACCAGCCTGCTCCTGCCCGATGCGCTGCAAGGTGTCGAAGTGCCCGCCATGCTGCTGCAGCCCCTGATTGAAAACGCCATCAAGCACGGCCTGGAACCCGCCAGACAAGGCGGTGATCTGATCGTGGCGGCCCAGGACGAGGCAGGGCAACTGGTGCTGCGCGTGCGCAACTCGGGCGCCCGCAAGCACGGCACCACATCGGACTCACATGAAGCAAAGGCCGACCAAGGGGGCTTTGGCTTGCGTTATGTGAGAGAACGCCTGGAAAACTTGTATGGCGAGGCCGCTCAACTGGAGCGGTCGCACCATCCTGATCAGGACATCACCGAAGTCACGATCCGCCTCCCTCTGGCGACCACACCGAAACACGCTGCATGA
- a CDS encoding NUDIX domain-containing protein, with protein sequence MAFNYCPQCAKPLQAKVDEGVSRQACPDEACGYVHWDNPTPVVAAVVEHEGHIILARNRAWPMPFYALITGFLEKTDPSPEEAVAREVQEELGLQATGVNFIGHYAFPRLNQIIIAYHVPAEGEIVLNEELVDYKRIEPAKARYWPSSTGLALRDWLIRQGHAPQAMDLPKL encoded by the coding sequence ATGGCATTCAACTACTGCCCCCAATGCGCCAAACCCCTGCAAGCCAAGGTGGACGAGGGTGTGTCCCGCCAGGCCTGCCCGGATGAAGCCTGCGGTTATGTGCATTGGGACAACCCGACGCCCGTGGTCGCGGCCGTGGTGGAGCACGAAGGCCACATCATCTTGGCGCGCAACCGTGCCTGGCCCATGCCCTTCTATGCCTTGATCACCGGCTTCCTGGAGAAGACCGACCCCAGCCCGGAAGAAGCCGTGGCGCGCGAGGTGCAGGAAGAGCTGGGCCTGCAGGCCACCGGCGTGAACTTCATTGGCCACTACGCCTTCCCGCGCCTGAACCAGATCATCATCGCTTACCACGTGCCCGCCGAAGGCGAGATCGTGCTCAACGAAGAATTGGTGGACTACAAGCGCATCGAGCCCGCCAAGGCGCGCTACTGGCCTTCAAGCACGGGCCTGGCGCTGCGCGACTGGCTGATCAGGCAGGGCCATGCGCCACAGGCGATGGACCTGCCCAAGCTCTGA